Proteins encoded in a region of the Fusarium keratoplasticum isolate Fu6.1 chromosome 13, whole genome shotgun sequence genome:
- a CDS encoding VOC domain-containing protein, which translates to MAAVLPEINNDPSKIQLERITHVYFEHPDLEKFDEFAKDFGLIPAYQDTDVNLYRGYGKDPYCYVARKSSTGAQAFGGAAFVAQTEADFDKAAALDGAVVSELSPFPGGGRQVTLKSPSGFLFHVVHGQEERSPNESASSALAESQGPFNGSLVKKRFGQFQRFHHGPATVHKLGHYGFIVGDWAKEVIWYTDNFNFVPSDVQYDGENGELDVITFLHLDLGERFSDHHSLFLSRAPPGEHDRMHHTSYEVEDFDTQLLGHDWLASKGYCSVWGVGRHILGSQIFDYWRDPSGFTIEHYADGDLVNIKTGTKRSKVGPLSVWGPEFPADMTADGTRATAA; encoded by the exons atggctgccgTGCTTCCTGAAATTAATAACGACCCTTCCAAGATCCAGCTCGAACGAATTACCCACGTCTACTTTGAGCATCCGGATCTGGAAAAGTTTGACGAGTTTGCCAAGGATTTTGGGTTGATCCCAGCCTACCAGGATACGGACGTGAACCTCTACCGTGGCTACGGAAAGGATCCCTACTGCTATGTCGCTCGCAAATCATCCACGGGAGCTCAGGCCTTCGGTGGTGCGGCCTTCGTTGCTCAGACAGAAGCCGACTTCGATAAGGCCGCGGCTCTCGACGGTGCCGTGGTCTCAGAGCTGTCTCCGTTTCCAGGCGGTGGCCGCCAAGTAACGTTGAAGAGCCCCTCTGGGTTTCTTTTTCATGTCGTGCATGGgcaagaggagagaagtCCCAACGAGTCTGCGTCGTCTGCGCTTGCCGAAAGCCAAGGCCCTTTCAACGGTAGTCTTGTTAAGAAAAGATTTG GCCAGTTCCAGAGATTTCACCATGGCCCTGCTACGGTCCATAAACTGGGCCACTACGGCTTCATCGTCGGAGACTGGGCCAAGGAAGTCATATGGTATACAGACAATTTCAACTTTGTTCCTTCGGATGTGCAGTATGATGGAGAAAACGGAGAGCTGGATGTCATCACCTTCTTGCATCTGGATTTGGGGGAGCGCTTCTCCGACCATCACTCTCTGTTCCTCTCACGTGCACCCCCGGGAGAGCATGACCGCATGCATCACACATCCTACGAGGTGGAGGACTTTGACACGCAGCTCCTGGGTCACGACTGGCTGGCCAGCAAGGGTTATTGCTCTGTCTGGGGTGTGGGCAGACACATTTTGGGGTCTCAGATATTCGACTACTGGAGAGACCCCAGTGGGTTCACCATAGAGCACTACGCGGACGGCGATCTCGTGAATATCAAGACGGGCACAAAGCGGAGCAAGGTCGGGCCGCTATCTGTATGGGGACCTGAATTTCCTGCAGATATGACCGCTGATGGGACAAGGGCCACGGCAGCTTGA
- a CDS encoding FAA-hydrolase domain-containing protein: protein MWYKPRRALAGPGEVSIPPIAANGFLDYEGELCIVLSRHARDVKVEEASDYILGYTIGNDLTARSYQDPKRGGGQFTRCKAYDGFAPLGPILTNAKTFGSVGDKRIITKPGDPSQLPFPRNNSASRHGDYDGFATRDWVFPEPQA, encoded by the exons ATGTGGTACAAACCGAGGAGGGCTTTAGCAGGACCAGGGGAAGTATCAATCCCTCCTATCGCGGCCAACGGCTTTCTCGACTACGAG GGAGAGCTTTGTATCGTGTTGTCGCGTCATGCGCGAGATGTCAAGGTCGAAGAAGCCTCCGACTACATCCTCGGGTACACCATCGGCAATGACTTGACTGCACGATCTTACCAAGACCCGAAGCGTGGCGGCGGCCAATTCACCCGATGCAAAGCCTATGACGGGTTTGCGCCTCTGGGGCCGATCCTCACGAACGCGAAGACATTCGGCAGCGTGGGGGACAAGAGGATCATCACAAAG CCCGGAGACCCTAGTCAGCTTCCTTTCCCAAG GAACAACTCTGCCAGCAGGCACGGTGATTATGACGGGTTCGCCACCAGGGATTGGGTATTTCCAGAACCCCAAGCGTAA